In Gordonia phthalatica, one genomic interval encodes:
- a CDS encoding shikimate dehydrogenase yields the protein MTGTARRAAVLGSPVAHSKSPALHRAAYAALGLEGWTYDALDTDADQLPDRVGNAGSEWIGFSVTMPCKFAALAFADERTRRAELVGSANTLVRIDGGWRADCTDIDGMTGALVEVGVPATADRAVVIGAGGTARPTIAALADAGITEVAVVARSADRARGVLDLAGEFGITARVIGFESGTVLRDACTEADVTVSTVPAPAAAVLAPSVSAAARFVDVIYDPWPTPLAAAVAEAGGTVVGGLVMLLNQAYSQVEQFTGLPAPKAAMAAAVGL from the coding sequence ATGACGGGGACGGCACGCAGAGCCGCGGTGCTGGGATCACCGGTCGCGCACTCCAAGTCTCCCGCCCTGCACCGGGCCGCGTACGCGGCGCTCGGACTGGAGGGCTGGACGTACGACGCCCTCGACACCGACGCCGACCAGCTGCCGGATCGCGTCGGGAACGCCGGATCGGAGTGGATCGGTTTCTCGGTCACGATGCCGTGCAAGTTCGCCGCCCTGGCGTTCGCCGATGAGCGGACCCGACGCGCGGAACTGGTCGGATCGGCCAACACCCTGGTCCGGATCGACGGCGGGTGGCGCGCCGACTGCACCGACATCGACGGCATGACCGGAGCGCTGGTCGAGGTCGGGGTGCCCGCGACCGCCGACCGCGCGGTCGTCATCGGGGCGGGCGGCACCGCGCGTCCGACGATCGCCGCGCTCGCCGACGCCGGGATCACCGAGGTCGCGGTGGTGGCGCGCAGCGCGGACCGGGCGCGGGGCGTGCTCGATCTGGCGGGTGAGTTCGGCATCACCGCCCGGGTCATCGGCTTCGAGTCCGGGACGGTGCTGCGTGACGCGTGCACCGAGGCCGACGTGACGGTCTCGACCGTTCCCGCGCCCGCGGCAGCGGTGCTCGCACCGTCGGTGTCGGCGGCCGCCCGATTCGTCGACGTCATCTACGACCCCTGGCCCACGCCGCTCGCCGCGGCGGTGGCGGAGGCCGGCGGAACCGTCGTCGGCGGTCTGGTGATGCTGCTGAATCAGGCGTACAGCCAGGTGGAGCAGTTCACCGGTCTCCCGGCGCCGAAAGCGGCGATGGCCGCGGCCGTTGGACTCTGA
- the ruvX gene encoding Holliday junction resolvase RuvX, whose amino-acid sequence MITPRGRHIAVDVGSVRVGVAVCDPDGILATPVETIRRAKDGSDIARLIEIITEYEAIGVVIGLPRTLRGEEGPAVRAARYFGRQLTSEFDGVSIEFYDERLTTVTATQALRASGVKAKDARAVVDQAAAVAILQGWLDAQR is encoded by the coding sequence GTGATCACCCCGCGCGGACGGCACATCGCCGTCGACGTCGGCAGTGTCCGTGTCGGGGTGGCCGTGTGCGACCCCGATGGGATCCTCGCCACGCCGGTCGAGACCATCCGCCGAGCCAAGGACGGCTCGGACATCGCCCGGCTCATCGAGATCATCACCGAGTACGAGGCGATCGGCGTCGTCATCGGACTGCCCCGCACTCTTCGCGGCGAGGAGGGGCCTGCGGTGCGTGCCGCGCGCTACTTCGGTCGGCAGCTGACATCCGAGTTCGACGGTGTCTCGATCGAGTTCTACGACGAGCGGCTCACCACTGTGACTGCGACCCAAGCGTTGCGTGCGTCAGGAGTGAAAGCGAAAGACGCGCGTGCCGTCGTGGATCAGGCGGCCGCGGTCGCTATCCTTCAGGGATGGCTGGACGCGCAGCGATGA
- the mltG gene encoding endolytic transglycosylase MltG, which produces MSDQDDPRSESAGDRQPREGDERRRYFTESMGFGQSGNRHRRRRAPGDPTTTGSIPIVRTGDSLPDPTIEYRTPERPAGEPSPYFQVQYRPSEVEGLSFTEPRTSPYASEPPTVVNPPVRHQQPPAQQPPAAASEPTGLFDILDATQEESARPAPAAATPAPAAPAPIPSPEPSPAPVAAGITDPNLGAPVPTPARVESAAEPAHAAPARVTAAPDYLDDETDDDVDRPMPARKRNRKVLLTLLILAVVVVLVLSGIALKALGVFDSSKDYDSTTGHGAALVHVASDSSIRDIGDTLADAGVVGSRKAFVDATGTETVAAGFYKLPKGISAATAVQKMQGPENRVGSISLPEGRQLDSKKGADGKTTPGVFEMIATATSVKTDDGTYGVTVKQLTEAASDASADELGIPAWARETFDKLGGDHRRIEGLIAAGSWENIDPREDATQILRSLITASADRFTAWGIESDTNTGLTPYQTLVTASIVEREAFDAADFPKVARVILNRLKVDQRLEMDSTANYTADIQNIDLGGAAYKDENAWNTYQHKGLPITPIGTVGERALNATIDPANGDWLYFVTVDKDGKTLFSKTFEQHKKNRQVACKNKLLVTGC; this is translated from the coding sequence GTGTCTGATCAGGACGACCCGCGCAGTGAAAGCGCCGGTGACCGCCAGCCCCGAGAGGGCGACGAGCGCCGCCGCTATTTCACGGAGTCGATGGGATTCGGACAATCGGGCAATCGACATCGTCGCCGTCGTGCACCCGGCGATCCGACGACGACCGGCAGCATCCCGATCGTGCGCACCGGCGATTCCCTGCCCGATCCGACGATCGAGTATCGGACGCCCGAACGCCCGGCGGGGGAGCCGTCCCCGTACTTCCAGGTGCAGTACCGGCCGTCCGAGGTGGAGGGTCTGAGCTTCACCGAGCCGCGCACCTCGCCGTATGCGAGTGAGCCGCCTACCGTGGTCAATCCGCCCGTGCGACACCAGCAGCCTCCGGCGCAGCAGCCTCCCGCCGCCGCGAGTGAGCCGACCGGTCTGTTCGACATCCTCGACGCGACCCAGGAGGAGTCCGCGCGGCCCGCCCCCGCTGCTGCGACCCCGGCCCCCGCCGCTCCGGCTCCGATCCCGTCTCCGGAACCGAGTCCGGCACCGGTGGCCGCCGGGATCACCGATCCGAACCTGGGTGCGCCGGTCCCGACGCCCGCGCGCGTCGAGTCGGCCGCGGAGCCCGCGCACGCGGCGCCGGCCCGGGTCACTGCCGCCCCCGACTACCTCGACGATGAGACCGATGACGACGTCGACCGGCCGATGCCCGCACGGAAGAGGAATCGCAAGGTCCTCCTGACGTTGCTGATCCTGGCCGTCGTGGTGGTCCTGGTGCTCTCGGGCATCGCGTTGAAGGCGCTCGGCGTCTTCGATTCGTCGAAGGACTACGACAGCACCACCGGACACGGTGCGGCGCTGGTCCACGTGGCGAGCGACTCGTCGATCCGCGACATCGGGGACACGCTCGCCGATGCCGGCGTGGTCGGCAGTCGCAAGGCGTTCGTCGACGCCACCGGCACTGAGACCGTGGCGGCCGGCTTCTACAAGCTGCCCAAGGGCATCTCCGCGGCTACGGCGGTGCAGAAGATGCAGGGGCCGGAGAACCGCGTCGGGTCCATCTCGCTCCCGGAGGGCCGACAGCTCGACTCGAAGAAGGGCGCCGACGGCAAGACGACGCCGGGCGTCTTCGAGATGATCGCCACGGCGACGTCGGTCAAGACCGACGACGGGACGTACGGCGTCACCGTCAAGCAGTTGACGGAAGCCGCAAGCGATGCCAGTGCCGACGAGCTCGGCATCCCGGCCTGGGCTCGCGAGACCTTCGACAAGCTGGGTGGCGACCACCGTCGTATCGAAGGGCTGATCGCCGCGGGCTCCTGGGAGAACATCGATCCGCGTGAGGACGCCACCCAGATCCTGCGGTCGTTGATCACCGCGTCCGCCGACCGGTTCACCGCGTGGGGGATCGAGTCGGACACCAACACCGGTCTGACCCCGTACCAGACGCTCGTCACCGCCTCCATCGTGGAGCGGGAGGCGTTTGACGCCGCCGATTTCCCGAAGGTGGCTCGCGTCATCCTCAACCGCCTGAAGGTGGACCAGCGTCTGGAGATGGACTCGACGGCCAACTACACGGCCGACATCCAGAACATCGACCTGGGTGGTGCCGCGTACAAGGACGAGAACGCCTGGAACACCTACCAGCACAAGGGACTGCCGATCACGCCGATCGGGACCGTGGGAGAGCGCGCGCTGAACGCGACCATCGACCCGGCGAACGGCGACTGGCTGTACTTCGTGACGGTCGACAAGGACGGCAAGACGCTCTTCTCGAAGACCTTCGAGCAGCACAAGAAGAACCGGCAGGTGGCGTGCAAGAACAAACTCCTGGTCACCGGCTGCTGA
- a CDS encoding DUF1906 domain-containing protein: MTMTRRAFLTGTVALGAAGLTTGLASGHASALGSSDLPPSAADTDFGTLLDYSAGVPAAPAIAAAGYAGVIRYVSDRRPDAEWMRGKPFTKAEADALRTAGRSIVSCYQFGRADTADWLGGYAAGVEHARRGDAIHRAAGGPPTAPIYASIDDDPSPIQIYTQVLPYLFGWRSVIGAARVGVYANAPTIQTASSLGAASWFWQHNWGTPTGYRHPAAHLQQLRGQQVVDGVLVDLNAIRQASYGQW, encoded by the coding sequence ATGACCATGACCCGACGTGCGTTTCTGACCGGAACGGTGGCGCTCGGCGCCGCGGGCCTGACGACCGGCCTCGCATCCGGGCACGCGTCGGCGCTGGGTTCCTCCGACCTGCCGCCGAGCGCTGCGGACACCGACTTCGGAACGCTGCTCGACTACTCGGCAGGAGTGCCGGCGGCGCCCGCGATCGCCGCGGCCGGATACGCCGGAGTCATCCGGTATGTCTCCGATCGACGTCCGGACGCCGAGTGGATGCGCGGGAAGCCGTTCACGAAGGCGGAGGCCGACGCCCTCCGAACCGCCGGCCGGTCCATCGTCTCGTGCTACCAGTTCGGTCGTGCGGACACCGCGGACTGGCTCGGCGGCTATGCCGCAGGCGTCGAGCACGCGCGACGCGGAGACGCGATCCATCGAGCCGCCGGAGGGCCGCCGACGGCACCGATCTACGCCTCCATCGACGACGATCCGTCGCCGATCCAGATCTACACCCAGGTGCTTCCGTATCTCTTCGGGTGGCGGTCGGTGATCGGCGCGGCCCGCGTCGGCGTGTACGCGAACGCTCCGACCATCCAGACGGCGTCGTCGCTCGGGGCGGCGTCCTGGTTCTGGCAGCACAACTGGGGCACCCCGACCGGGTACCGTCACCCGGCTGCTCACCTGCAACAACTCCGAGGTCAGCAGGTCGTCGACGGTGTCCTGGTGGACCTCAACGCGATCCGACAGGCCTCGTACGGGCAGTGGTGA
- a CDS encoding A24 family peptidase — translation MSPVLLVVAIALIAGWLLAVAVIDQRTGRIPNRLVLPAVAGTAVVALLVPAVGLSACVLAVPYLAAFACGTVGGGDVKLAVPCGGLLADPVTAVLAALLAAVGTLLVSLATKRSRHPHGPALTITTVLLMMLK, via the coding sequence ATGTCGCCGGTCCTGCTCGTCGTCGCCATCGCACTGATCGCCGGGTGGCTGCTTGCCGTCGCCGTGATCGATCAGCGCACCGGACGGATTCCGAACCGACTGGTGCTGCCCGCCGTCGCGGGCACCGCGGTCGTCGCCCTCCTCGTCCCGGCGGTCGGTCTCTCGGCCTGCGTCCTGGCCGTCCCGTACCTCGCGGCGTTCGCCTGCGGCACCGTCGGCGGGGGAGACGTGAAGTTGGCGGTGCCCTGCGGCGGCCTCCTCGCCGATCCGGTGACCGCGGTGCTCGCGGCACTCCTGGCGGCGGTCGGGACGCTGCTGGTGTCGCTCGCCACGAAGCGGTCTCGACATCCGCACGGACCGGCTCTCACCATCACCACTGTGTTACTAATGATGCTCAAGTGA